One Curtobacterium sp. MCLR17_032 genomic window carries:
- the thrB gene encoding homoserine kinase: MTAHIAVPAGRAVRVRVPATSANLGPGFDSLGLALSLYDEVVVRVRPEPGATVTIDGVGAGEVPTDDTNLVVRAVRRGLEHAGVPQPGLELHATNAIPHGRGLGSSAAAIVAGLMAARGLLEGVVDLDAATLLTLATEMEGHPDNVAPALFGGLTIAWMTPDGPAHKRLLVHRGVSPVVFVPTSTLSTKLARSLQPMTVPHEDAAFNVSRSALLVAALIQSPELLLAATEDRLHQAYRASAMPETDALIGLLRQHGLAAVVSGAGPSLLVMGSDPAQRLDAAGLVERHAESTWRPLMLAVDLGGATVKALPTLEADLAQASTIHGRPPA; the protein is encoded by the coding sequence ATGACCGCCCACATCGCTGTACCGGCCGGACGGGCGGTGCGTGTGCGCGTCCCGGCGACGTCGGCGAACCTCGGGCCGGGGTTCGACTCCCTGGGACTCGCGCTCTCGCTCTACGACGAGGTCGTCGTGCGCGTCCGCCCGGAGCCCGGCGCGACCGTCACGATCGACGGTGTCGGTGCCGGCGAGGTCCCGACCGACGACACGAACCTGGTGGTCCGGGCCGTGCGCCGTGGCCTCGAACACGCCGGGGTCCCGCAGCCGGGGCTCGAGCTGCACGCCACGAACGCCATCCCGCACGGTCGCGGCCTGGGCTCCTCGGCGGCGGCCATCGTCGCCGGGCTGATGGCGGCACGTGGCCTGCTCGAGGGCGTGGTCGACCTCGACGCGGCGACCCTGCTCACCCTCGCCACCGAGATGGAGGGGCACCCGGACAACGTCGCCCCGGCCCTCTTCGGCGGGCTGACGATCGCGTGGATGACCCCGGACGGGCCGGCGCACAAGCGACTGCTCGTGCACCGCGGTGTCTCGCCGGTCGTGTTCGTGCCGACGTCGACGCTCTCGACGAAGCTCGCCCGGTCCCTGCAGCCGATGACCGTCCCGCACGAGGACGCCGCGTTCAACGTGTCCCGCTCCGCACTGCTCGTCGCGGCGCTCATCCAGAGTCCGGAACTGCTGCTCGCCGCGACGGAGGACCGGCTCCACCAGGCCTACCGGGCGAGCGCCATGCCCGAGACCGACGCCCTGATCGGTCTGCTCCGCCAGCACGGCCTGGCCGCGGTCGTCTCGGGAGCCGGGCCGAGCCTCCTGGTCATGGGCAGCGACCCGGCGCAGCGTCTCGACGCTGCCGGACTGGTCGAGCGACACGCCGAATCCACCTGGCGTCCGCTCATGCTGGCCGTCGATCTGGGTGGTGCTACAGTGAAAGCGCTCCCGACGCTCGAAGCCGATCTCGCGCAGGCCTCGACCATCCACGGTCGACCGCCAGCCTGA
- the lysA gene encoding diaminopimelate decarboxylase, which yields MSENPLAPPRLRFPADASELVSRIWPASATRTDEGMLAVGGVAADELVARFGSPLYVVDERDVQSRAVRVRDAFTDAFTRIGTRAHVYYAAKAFWTTHVARWMADADLRLDVCTMGELAVGLAAGVDPARMGFHGNDKSDAEIERAVAVGLGTIVLDSHEEIGRVARIAAAAGVTQRVRIRINSGVHASTHEFLATAREDQKFGIPLSEAVQAATAVRAEPSLAFVGLHSHIGSQIFDDSGFREAARRLMDVHATLVQSGPVPELNLGGGWGIDYTEADSALEPEDVADALAAIIADECSARGIPVPEIAVEPGRYIVGPPGVTLYRVGTIKPVSVDAEDGTAATRTYVSVDGGMSDNVRPALYGADYTARLARTSDADPVLTRVVGKHCESGDVVVHDEYLPGDVHRDDLLAVAATGAYCWSLASNYNHVGRPPVVAVADGAARILVRGESVDDLLARDTGVVPVPDTGPDA from the coding sequence GTGAGCGAGAACCCCCTTGCGCCGCCGCGACTGCGGTTCCCGGCGGACGCCTCCGAGCTGGTGAGCCGCATCTGGCCCGCGTCCGCGACGCGGACCGACGAGGGCATGCTCGCCGTCGGCGGGGTCGCTGCCGACGAGCTCGTCGCCCGGTTCGGTTCCCCCCTCTACGTCGTCGACGAGCGGGACGTGCAGTCCCGTGCCGTCCGCGTGCGGGACGCCTTCACCGACGCGTTCACCCGGATCGGCACGCGGGCACACGTCTACTACGCCGCGAAGGCCTTCTGGACGACGCACGTCGCCCGGTGGATGGCCGACGCCGACCTCCGTCTCGACGTCTGCACGATGGGCGAGCTCGCCGTCGGGCTGGCTGCCGGCGTCGACCCGGCACGGATGGGCTTCCACGGCAACGACAAGTCCGACGCCGAGATCGAGCGCGCCGTCGCGGTCGGGCTCGGCACGATCGTCCTCGACAGCCACGAGGAGATCGGCCGCGTCGCCCGGATCGCCGCCGCCGCCGGGGTCACCCAGCGGGTCCGCATCCGGATCAACAGCGGGGTGCACGCCTCGACACACGAGTTCCTGGCGACCGCGCGCGAGGACCAGAAGTTCGGCATCCCGCTGTCCGAGGCGGTGCAGGCCGCGACCGCCGTCCGTGCCGAACCGTCGCTCGCCTTCGTCGGGCTGCACTCGCACATCGGCTCGCAGATCTTCGACGACAGCGGGTTCCGCGAAGCCGCCCGTCGACTCATGGACGTGCACGCCACGTTGGTGCAGTCCGGTCCGGTGCCGGAGCTCAACCTCGGCGGCGGCTGGGGCATCGACTACACCGAGGCCGACTCCGCCCTCGAGCCGGAGGACGTCGCGGACGCCCTCGCCGCGATCATCGCCGACGAGTGCTCCGCCCGGGGCATCCCGGTGCCCGAGATCGCGGTGGAGCCCGGCCGGTACATCGTCGGCCCGCCCGGCGTCACGCTGTACCGCGTCGGCACGATCAAGCCCGTCTCGGTGGATGCCGAGGACGGCACCGCGGCGACCCGCACCTACGTGTCGGTCGACGGCGGGATGAGCGACAACGTCCGGCCGGCGCTCTACGGCGCCGACTACACGGCACGGCTCGCCCGCACCTCGGACGCCGACCCGGTGCTGACCCGCGTGGTCGGCAAGCACTGCGAGAGCGGCGACGTGGTCGTCCACGACGAGTACCTGCCCGGCGACGTGCACCGCGACGACCTGCTCGCCGTGGCCGCGACCGGTGCCTACTGCTGGAGCCTGGCGAGCAACTACAACCACGTCGGTCGCCCGCCGGTCGTCGCGGTCGCCGACGGGGCAGCCCGTATCCTCGTGCGAGGCGAGAGCGTCGACGACCTCCTCGCCCGAGACACGGGCGTCGTGCCGGTACCCGACACCGGTCCGGACGCCTGA
- a CDS encoding homoserine dehydrogenase: MIEYRNVRVALLGAGSVGSQVARLLLEHGPELATRAGAGLELVGIAVRDVDAQRDVDLPRELFTTDAGSLIVGADIVVELIGGIEPARTLVLQALQSGADVVTGNKALLATHGPELFAAAEQVGAQLYYEAAVAGAIPIIRPLHDSLAGDRIERIMGIVNGTTNFILDLMDREGATFTDALATATELGYAEADPTADIEGYDAAQKAAILASIAFHTSVPLAAVHREGITSVTIEQVRAARKAGYVVKILATCERLTDADGREGVSARVYPALVPESHPLASVHGAKNAVFVEAEAAGDLMFYGAGAGGVETASAVLGDLVSAARRHVIGGPGVAESTRSALPVFPIGTVRTRYQISLHVSDAPGVLSAVAGVLAAHGVSVETVEQTTTGATEGTATLVIGTHLAREADLADTVAALRGEDVVLDVTSVLRFVGV; the protein is encoded by the coding sequence ATGATCGAATACCGCAACGTCCGCGTCGCACTGCTCGGAGCCGGCTCGGTCGGCTCCCAGGTCGCACGACTCCTGCTCGAGCACGGACCGGAGCTCGCCACGCGAGCCGGCGCCGGTCTCGAACTCGTCGGGATCGCCGTGCGCGACGTCGACGCCCAGCGGGACGTCGACCTGCCGCGCGAGTTGTTCACGACGGACGCCGGTTCGCTCATCGTCGGAGCCGACATCGTCGTCGAGCTCATCGGCGGCATCGAGCCCGCCCGCACGCTCGTGCTGCAGGCGCTGCAGTCCGGCGCCGACGTCGTCACCGGCAACAAGGCACTGCTCGCGACGCACGGCCCGGAGCTCTTCGCCGCGGCCGAGCAGGTCGGCGCACAGCTCTACTACGAGGCGGCCGTCGCCGGGGCGATCCCGATCATCCGGCCGCTGCACGACTCGCTGGCGGGTGACCGCATCGAGCGGATCATGGGCATCGTCAACGGCACCACCAACTTCATCCTCGATCTGATGGACCGCGAGGGCGCGACGTTCACGGACGCCCTGGCCACCGCGACGGAGCTCGGGTACGCCGAGGCCGACCCGACCGCCGACATCGAGGGCTACGACGCGGCGCAGAAGGCGGCGATCCTGGCGTCGATCGCGTTCCACACCTCGGTCCCGCTCGCCGCCGTGCACCGCGAGGGCATCACCTCCGTGACGATCGAGCAGGTCCGAGCCGCGCGCAAGGCCGGCTACGTCGTGAAGATCCTCGCGACGTGCGAGCGACTCACCGACGCCGACGGCCGCGAAGGTGTCAGCGCCCGGGTCTACCCGGCCCTGGTGCCGGAGTCGCACCCGCTCGCCAGCGTGCACGGTGCGAAGAACGCGGTGTTCGTCGAGGCCGAGGCCGCCGGCGACCTGATGTTCTACGGCGCCGGAGCCGGTGGGGTGGAGACGGCCTCCGCGGTCCTCGGCGACCTGGTGTCCGCCGCCCGCCGCCACGTCATCGGTGGCCCGGGTGTCGCCGAGTCGACCCGGTCGGCGCTGCCGGTGTTCCCGATCGGGACCGTCCGCACTCGCTACCAGATCTCCCTGCACGTGTCGGACGCACCGGGTGTGCTCTCGGCCGTCGCCGGGGTGCTCGCGGCCCACGGCGTCAGCGTCGAGACCGTCGAGCAGACCACCACGGGTGCCACCGAGGGGACGGCGACGCTCGTCATCGGGACGCACCTGGCGAGAGAGGCCGACCTGGCCGACACCGTCGCCGCGCTCCGCGGTGAGGACGTGGTCCTGGACGTGACCAGCGTCCTGCGGTTCGTCGGCGTCTAG
- the thrC gene encoding threonine synthase: MAHQWQGVLREYADRLDVTDATPIVTLGEGGTPLIPARRLSERTGATVYVKYEGMNPTGSFKDRGMTMAISKAVEHGAKAVICASTGNTSASAAAYATHAGITAAVLVPEGKIAMGKLSQAVAHDAQLLQVQGNFDDCLDIARDLSANYPVHLVNSVNNDRIEGQKTAAFEVVDVLGDAPDFHFLPVGNAGNYTAYSRGYREDVASGRSTKMPRMFGFQAAGSAPIVHGEVVRHPETIASAIRIGNPASWKYALEARDETDGYFGAISDEAILAAHHLLSAEVGVFVEPASAIGVAGLLERSDEGVIPKGATVVITVTGHGLKDPQWALRTQDGGEVTPTSVPVDTAAIADVLGLVSAR; the protein is encoded by the coding sequence ATGGCCCACCAGTGGCAGGGAGTCCTGCGCGAGTACGCCGACCGACTCGACGTGACCGACGCGACCCCGATCGTGACGCTCGGTGAGGGCGGGACCCCGCTCATCCCGGCCCGTCGGCTCTCCGAGCGCACCGGCGCGACCGTGTACGTGAAGTACGAGGGCATGAACCCGACCGGTTCCTTCAAGGACCGCGGCATGACGATGGCGATCTCGAAGGCCGTCGAGCACGGCGCGAAGGCCGTCATCTGCGCCTCGACCGGCAACACCAGCGCCTCGGCCGCCGCGTACGCCACGCACGCCGGCATCACCGCCGCGGTGCTCGTGCCCGAGGGCAAGATCGCGATGGGCAAGCTCAGCCAGGCCGTCGCCCACGACGCCCAGCTGCTGCAGGTGCAGGGCAACTTCGACGACTGCCTGGACATCGCGCGCGACCTGTCCGCCAACTACCCGGTGCACCTGGTCAACTCGGTGAACAACGACCGCATCGAGGGGCAGAAGACCGCCGCGTTCGAGGTCGTCGACGTCCTCGGTGACGCACCGGACTTCCACTTCCTGCCGGTCGGCAACGCGGGCAACTACACCGCGTACTCCCGCGGCTACCGCGAGGACGTCGCCTCGGGGCGCTCCACCAAGATGCCGCGCATGTTCGGGTTCCAGGCCGCGGGCTCGGCCCCGATCGTGCACGGTGAGGTCGTCCGACACCCGGAGACCATCGCCTCTGCCATCCGCATCGGCAACCCGGCGTCGTGGAAGTACGCGCTGGAGGCCCGTGACGAGACCGACGGCTACTTCGGTGCCATCTCGGACGAGGCGATCCTGGCGGCGCACCACCTGCTCTCGGCCGAGGTCGGCGTCTTCGTCGAGCCGGCATCGGCCATCGGTGTCGCCGGGCTGCTCGAGCGCTCCGACGAGGGCGTCATCCCGAAGGGCGCGACGGTCGTCATCACGGTGACCGGCCACGGCCTCAAGGACCCGCAGTGGGCGCTCCGCACCCAGGACGGTGGCGAGGTCACGCCGACGAGCGTCCCGGTCGACACCGCGGCGATCGCGGACGTGCTCGGACTGGTCAGCGCGCGGTGA